In the genome of Neodiprion pinetum isolate iyNeoPine1 chromosome 2, iyNeoPine1.2, whole genome shotgun sequence, one region contains:
- the LOC124212049 gene encoding B-cell CLL/lymphoma 6 member B protein isoform X2, with product MEYGIWSLHAAGGLWGDPRLARRHPILGPGGPGTPGAAFALNTLRRPVEGIAMPVAASSPAYRAMELVTRTLSRTTEPVQPGGAREPRDNESNIEERRRSDRDDDENSSQTAIRRVIRNTEDPGDESDAESVSSGNDESRHSANNNLHPKPPDGLPCLLLDKEEGVPPVLNSWVLGAYTAMLGRLSAATAALEGSEVPPIPSESGSESDSSSCTEKSRELTRPGRGYSCGSCETVSDTRPALRKHIADCHPAMSALDAGESRRCPATGCDFATGSRCEMETHVAAHVAQGMSPTGKKRSLALQRVRYEREEYRCSMCSYACTIEKAFQKHLRAHAKGAAPETRVSCPVCGADRTSEVDLSRHMRRHRDDRYFCCDICIFRTVQLKKLIQHRRMHTGEKPHLCPHCAYRSARRDNLRSHVRRVHKKENLYCDTFSPRGMLQITPIGQNLRSPASSPASNSGSAT from the exons ATGGAATATGGGATCTGGAGTCTGCACGCCGCGGGGGGACTTTGGGGCGATCCGCGGCTCGCCCGAAGACACCCGATCCTGGGTCCAGGGGGTCCTGGAACACCTGGGGCAGCCTTCGCCTTGAACACGCTGCGGCGTCCGGTTGAGGGGATCGCGATGCCCGTCGCCGCGAGCAGCCCCGCTTATCGAGCCATGGAACTGGTTACCAGGACCCTCTCCAGGACGACGGAGCCTGTGCAGCCTGGCGGGGCTCGGGAACCACGAGACAACGAATCGAACATCGAAGAAAGACGGAGGAGCGACCGGGATGACGACGAGAACTCCAGTCAG ACGGCCATACGACGTGTGATCAGAAATACGGAGGACCCGGGGGACGAAAGCGATGCGGAAAGTGTGAGCAGCGGTAACGACGAATCCCGGCACTCGGCGAACAATAATCTTCACCCAAAGCCCCCGGACGGGCTGCCGTGTCTTCTTCTGGACAAG GAAGAGGGTGTTCCACCGGTCCTGAACAGCTGGGTCCTCGGAGCGTACACGGCGATGCTGGGACGACTCTCGGCGGCGACGGCTGCTCTGGAGGGTTCCGAGGTGCCTCCTATACCTTCCGAGAGCGGATCGGAGAGCGACTCGTCCTCCTGCACCGAGAA ATCTCGAGAGCTGACGAGACCGGGTCGCGGTTACTCCTGCGGTTCTTGCGAAACGGTTTCGGACACGCGGCCAGCGCTGAGAAAGCACATCGCCGACTGTCATCCGGCAATGTCGGCCCTGGACGCCGGGGAGTCTCGGAGGTGTCCGGCGACCGGATGCGACTTCGCGACCGGAAGTCGGTGCGAGATGGAGACCCACGTGGCGGCGCACGTGGCCCAAGGCATGTCGCCGACCGGGAAGAAGCGCTCGCTGGCCCTTCAGCGCGTCAG GTACGAGAGGGAGGAATACCGTTGCTCGATGTGCTCCTACGCCTGCACCATCGAGAAGGCCTTCCAGAAGCACCTCAGGGCCCATGCCAAGGGCGCCGCGCCCGAGACAAGGGTCAGCTGTCCCGTTTGCGGGGCCGATCGGACCTCGGAAGTCGACCTCAGCCGGCACATGCGGAGGCACCGCGACGATCGGTACTTCTGCTGCGACATATGCATCTTCAGGACGGTGCAGCTTAAGAAG CTCATTCAGCATCGAAGGATGCACACCGGGGAGAAGCCGCACCTTTGTCCACACTGCGCCTACCGGAGTGCCAGACGCGACAATTTGAGAAGCCACGTGCGTCGCGTCCACAAGAAGGAAAACCTCTACTGCGACACCTTCAGTCCCCGCGGCATGCTGCAGATCACGCCAATCGGTCAAAATCTGAGAAGTCCAGCCTCTTCACCGGCCTCGAACTCTGGAAGTGCGACTTAG
- the LOC124212092 gene encoding uncharacterized protein yields MQREPKPGAVKSNSAKKTRNAGTPQNRSRNPSHDVTISAMNRTTNFRHRPTMGPGDIMIPPGLVTKRRVGAVARLNMTLAQHPSQLPMKAESEYPENELSLLYDKYLRATATEILVKKKIAEKECAMTAQMVAVSSERRVAKEKVEAAKLRESELRSANLMQSRIDAQLTDITASFDDLRKNKVKEKLLDLKTLLEPLDELQCQGIVIPNNPEDSWEFFKSLEDIGEVLKCILESNGNKETTYRDLADGLQNLTDKQTEIECVKKKFDDILCGLQVLVLKEASASFADNDADVSCNVLAD; encoded by the exons ATGCAGAGAGAACCGAAACCGGGTGCGGTAAAATCTAACAGCGCGAAGAA AACACGAAATGCTGGCACACCTCAAAATCGCTCGCGTAACCCATCTCATGATGTCACAATTTCGGCGATGAATCGAACAACAAACTTTCGACACAGACCTACCATGGGTCCTGGTGACATAATGATCCCCCCAG GTCTGGTGACGAAAAGACGCGTAGGTGCGGTGGCCAGACTCAACATGACCTTGGCCCAACATCCGTCACAGCTTCCCATGAAAGCGGAGTCCGAGTATCCTGAAAATGAACTGAGCCTTCTTTACGATAAGTACCTGCGAGCTACAGCGACTGAGATTCTAGTTAAGAAGAAAATTGCCGAAAAGGAATGTGCGATGACTGCTCAGATGGTTGCCGTTTCAAGCGAGAGACGCGTTGCCAAGGAGAAGGTCGAGGCGGCGAAACTGAGGGAAAGTGAATTGAGAAGCGCAAACCTGATGCAGAGCAGAATCGATGCGCAATTAACGGACATTACCGCGTCCTTTG ATGACCTTCGGAAAAATAAGGTGAAGGAAAAATTATTGGACTTAAAAACGCTGCTCGAACCGTTAGACGAGCTGCAATGTCAGGGTATTGTCATTCCCAACAATCCAGAGGACAGCTGGGAGTTTTTTAAAAGCTTAGAAGACATTGGCGAGGTACTGAAGTGCATACTGGAGTCAAACGGCAACAAGGAAACCACATACCGGGATCTTGCGGACGGGTTACAGAATTTGACCGACAAACAAACGGAAATCGaatgcgtgaaaaaaaa ATTCGACGATATTCTCTGCGGACTTCAAGTCCTCGTTTTAAAGGAAGCCTCTGCATCTTTTGCCGACAACGATGCCGACGTGTCTTGCAACGTTCTAGCAGACTGa
- the LOC124212049 gene encoding zinc finger protein 316 isoform X1, with amino-acid sequence MEYGIWSLHAAGGLWGDPRLARRHPILGPGGPGTPGAAFALNTLRRPVEGIAMPVAASSPAYRAMELVTRTLSRTTEPVQPGGAREPRDNESNIEERRRSDRDDDENSSQTAIRRVIRNTEDPGDESDAESVSSGNDESRHSANNNLHPKPPDGLPCLLLDKEEGVPPVLNSWVLGAYTAMLGRLSAATAALEGSEVPPIPSESGSESDSSSCTEKSRELTRPGRGYSCGSCETVSDTRPALRKHIADCHPAMSALDAGESRRCPATGCDFATGSRCEMETHVAAHVAQGMSPTGKKRSLALQRVRYRYEREEYRCSMCSYACTIEKAFQKHLRAHAKGAAPETRVSCPVCGADRTSEVDLSRHMRRHRDDRYFCCDICIFRTVQLKKLIQHRRMHTGEKPHLCPHCAYRSARRDNLRSHVRRVHKKENLYCDTFSPRGMLQITPIGQNLRSPASSPASNSGSAT; translated from the exons ATGGAATATGGGATCTGGAGTCTGCACGCCGCGGGGGGACTTTGGGGCGATCCGCGGCTCGCCCGAAGACACCCGATCCTGGGTCCAGGGGGTCCTGGAACACCTGGGGCAGCCTTCGCCTTGAACACGCTGCGGCGTCCGGTTGAGGGGATCGCGATGCCCGTCGCCGCGAGCAGCCCCGCTTATCGAGCCATGGAACTGGTTACCAGGACCCTCTCCAGGACGACGGAGCCTGTGCAGCCTGGCGGGGCTCGGGAACCACGAGACAACGAATCGAACATCGAAGAAAGACGGAGGAGCGACCGGGATGACGACGAGAACTCCAGTCAG ACGGCCATACGACGTGTGATCAGAAATACGGAGGACCCGGGGGACGAAAGCGATGCGGAAAGTGTGAGCAGCGGTAACGACGAATCCCGGCACTCGGCGAACAATAATCTTCACCCAAAGCCCCCGGACGGGCTGCCGTGTCTTCTTCTGGACAAG GAAGAGGGTGTTCCACCGGTCCTGAACAGCTGGGTCCTCGGAGCGTACACGGCGATGCTGGGACGACTCTCGGCGGCGACGGCTGCTCTGGAGGGTTCCGAGGTGCCTCCTATACCTTCCGAGAGCGGATCGGAGAGCGACTCGTCCTCCTGCACCGAGAA ATCTCGAGAGCTGACGAGACCGGGTCGCGGTTACTCCTGCGGTTCTTGCGAAACGGTTTCGGACACGCGGCCAGCGCTGAGAAAGCACATCGCCGACTGTCATCCGGCAATGTCGGCCCTGGACGCCGGGGAGTCTCGGAGGTGTCCGGCGACCGGATGCGACTTCGCGACCGGAAGTCGGTGCGAGATGGAGACCCACGTGGCGGCGCACGTGGCCCAAGGCATGTCGCCGACCGGGAAGAAGCGCTCGCTGGCCCTTCAGCGCGTCAGGTACAG GTACGAGAGGGAGGAATACCGTTGCTCGATGTGCTCCTACGCCTGCACCATCGAGAAGGCCTTCCAGAAGCACCTCAGGGCCCATGCCAAGGGCGCCGCGCCCGAGACAAGGGTCAGCTGTCCCGTTTGCGGGGCCGATCGGACCTCGGAAGTCGACCTCAGCCGGCACATGCGGAGGCACCGCGACGATCGGTACTTCTGCTGCGACATATGCATCTTCAGGACGGTGCAGCTTAAGAAG CTCATTCAGCATCGAAGGATGCACACCGGGGAGAAGCCGCACCTTTGTCCACACTGCGCCTACCGGAGTGCCAGACGCGACAATTTGAGAAGCCACGTGCGTCGCGTCCACAAGAAGGAAAACCTCTACTGCGACACCTTCAGTCCCCGCGGCATGCTGCAGATCACGCCAATCGGTCAAAATCTGAGAAGTCCAGCCTCTTCACCGGCCTCGAACTCTGGAAGTGCGACTTAG